One Cuculus canorus isolate bCucCan1 chromosome 1, bCucCan1.pri, whole genome shotgun sequence DNA segment encodes these proteins:
- the LOC104057278 gene encoding histone H1.01, with protein MSETAPAAAPDAPAPAAKAAAKKPKKAAGGSKARKPAGPSVTELITKAVSASKERKGLSLAALKKALAAGGYDVEKNNSRIKLGLKSLVSKGTLVQTKGTGASGSFRLNKKPGEVKEKAPKKRTAAAKPKKPAAKKPASAAKKPKKAAPVKKSPKKAKKPAAAATKKAAKSPKKAAKTGRPKKAAAKSPAKAKAVKPKAAKPKAAKPKAAKAKKAAPKKK; from the coding sequence ATGTCCGAGAccgctcccgccgccgcccccgaTGCGCCCGCACCGGCCGCCAAGGCCGCCGCCAAGAAGCCGAAGAAGGCGGCGGGCGGCTCCAAAGCCCGCAAGCCCGCCGGCCCCAGCGTCACCGAGCTGATCACCAAGGCCGTGTCCGCCTCCAAGGAGCGCAAGGGGCTCTCCCTCGCCGCGCTCAAGAAGGCGCTGGCCGCCGGCGGCTACGATGTGGAGAAGAACAACAGCCGCATCAAGCTGGGGCTCAAGAGCCTCGTCAGCAAGGGCACCCTGGTGCAGACCAAGGGCACCGGCGCCTCCGGCTCTTTCCGCCTCAACAAGAAGCCCGGCGAAGTGAAGGAAAAGGCTCCCAAGAAGCGCACGGCCGCGGCCAAGCCCAAGAAGCCGGCGGCTAAGAAGCCCGCCAGTGCCGCTAAGAAGCCCAAGAAGGCTGCGCCGGTGAAGAAGAGCCCCAAGAAAGCCAAGAAGCCGGCGGCCGCTGCGACCAAGAAAGCGGCTAAGAGCCCCAAGAAAGCCGCCAAGACGGGCCGCCCCAAGAAGGCAGCAGCCAAGAGCCCGGCCAAGGCGAAGGCGGTGAAGCCCAAAGCAGCAAAGCCCAAGGCGGCCAAGCCCAAAGCAGCCAAGGCGAAGAAGGCGGCGCctaaaaagaagtaa
- the LOC104057277 gene encoding histone H4: protein MSGRGKGGKGLGKGGAKRHRKVLRDNIQGITKPAIRRLARRGGVKRISGLIYEETRGVLKVFLENVIRDAVTYTEHAKRKTVTAMDVVYALKRQGRTLYGFGG from the coding sequence ATGTCTGGAAGAGGCAAAGGCGGGAAAGGGCTCGGAAAGGGGGGCGCTAAGCGCCACCGTAAGGTGCTGCGTGACAATATCCAGGGCATCACCAAGCCGGCCATCCGCCGCTTGGCTCGCCGCGGTGGCGTCAAGCGTATCTCGGGGCTCATCTACGAGGAGACGCGCGGAGTGCTTAAAGTCTTTCTGGAGAATGTGATCCGTGACGCTGTCACCTACACCGAGCACGCCAAGAGGAAGACGGTTACTGCCATGGACGTGGTGTATGCCCTCAAGCGCCAGGGTCGAACCCTCTACGGCTTCGGCGGTTAA
- the LOC128853026 gene encoding histone H2A type 2-C, whose protein sequence is MSGRGKQGGKARAKAKSRSSRAGLQFPVGRVHRLLRKGNYAERVGAGAPVYLAAVLEYLTAEILELAGNAARDNKKTRIIPRHLQLAIRNDEELNKLLGKVTIAQGGVLPNIQAVLLPKKTESHKAKSK, encoded by the coding sequence ATGTCCGGCCGCGGGAAGCAGGGCGGGAAGGCGCGGGCCAAGGCCAAGTCGCGCTCGTCGCGGGCCGGGCTGCAGTTCCCCGTGGGCCGCGTGCACCGGCTGCTGCGCAAGGGCAACTACGCGGAGCGGGTGGGCGCCGGCGCCCCGGTGTACCTGGCGGCCGTGCTGGAGTACCTGACGGCCGAGATCCTGGAGCTGGCGGGCAACGCGGCCCGCGACAACAAGAAGACGCGCATCATCCCCCGCCACCTGCAGCTCGCCATCCGCAACGACGAGGAGCTCAACAAGCTGCTGGGCAAGGTGACGATCGCGCAGGGTGGGGTGCTGCCCAACATCCAGGCCGTGCTGCTGCCCAAGAAGACTGAGAGTCACAAAGCCAAGAGCAAGTAA
- the LOC128852933 gene encoding histone H3, whose product MARTKQTARKSTGGKAPRKQLATKAARKSAPATGGVKKPHRYRPGTVALREIRRYQKSTELLIRKLPFQRLVREIAQDFKTDLRFQSSAVMALQEASEAYLVGLFEDTNLCAIHAKRVTIMPKDIQLARRIRGERA is encoded by the coding sequence ATGGCGCGTACGAAGCAGACTGCTCGTAAGTCGACCGGCGGGAAGGCGCCCCGCAAGCAGCTGGCCACCAAGGCGGCCCGCAAGAGCGCGCCGGCCACGGGCGGCGTCAAGAAGCCGCACCGCTACCGGCCCGGCACGGTGGCGCTGCGCGAGATCCGCCGCTACCAGAAGTCCACGGAGCTGCTGATCCGCAAGCTGCCCTTCCAGCGCCTGGTGCGCGAGATCGCGCAGGACTTCAAGACCGACCTGCGCTTCCAGAGCTCGGCCGTCATGGCGCTGCAGGAGGCGAGCGAAGCCTACCTGGTGGGGCTCTTCGAGGACACCAACCTGTGCGCCATCCACGCCAAGCGTGTCACCATCATGCCCAAGGACATCCAGCTGGCCCGACGCATCCGCGGAGAGCGCGCTTAA
- the LOC104057269 gene encoding histone H2A type 2-C, with product MSGRGKQGGKARAKAKSRSSRAGLQFPVGRVHRLLRKGNYAERVGAGAPVYLAAVLEYLTAEILELAGNAARDNKKTRIIPRHLQLAIRNDEELNKLLGKVTIAQGGVLPNIQAVLLPKKTESHKAKSK from the coding sequence ATGTCCGGCCGCGGGAAGCAGGGCGGGAAGGCGCGGGCCAAGGCCAAGTCGCGCTCGTCGCGGGCCGGGCTGCAGTTCCCCGTGGGCCGCGTGCACCGGCTGCTGCGCAAGGGCAACTACGCGGAGCGGGTGGGCGCCGGCGCCCCGGTGTACCTGGCGGCCGTGCTGGAGTACCTGACGGCCGAGATCCTGGAGCTGGCGGGCAACGCGGCCCGCGACAACAAGAAGACGCGCATCATCCCCCGCCACCTGCAGCTCGCCATCCGCAACGACGAGGAGCTCAACAAGCTGCTGGGCAAGGTGACGATCGCGCAGGGTGGGGTGCTGCCCAACATCCAGGCGGTGCTGCTGCCCAAGAAGACTGAGAGCCACAAAGCCAAGAGCAAGTAA
- the LOC128853154 gene encoding histone H4 yields MSGRGKGGKGLGKGGAKRHRKVLRDNIQGITKPAIRRLARRGGVKRISGLIYEETRGVLKVFLENVIRDAVTYTEHAKRKTVTAMDVVYALKRQGRTLYGFGG; encoded by the coding sequence ATGTCAGGTAGAGGCAAGGGTGGGAAGGGGCTCGGAAAGGGGGGCGCTAAGCGCCACCGTAAGGTGCTGCGTGACAATATCCAGGGCATCACCAAGCCGGCCATCCGCCGCCTGGCTCGCCGCGGTGGCGTCAAGCGCATCTCGGGGCTCATCTACGAGGAGACGCGCGGAGTGCTCAAAGTCTTTCTAGAGAATGTGATCCGTGACGCTGTCACCTACACCGAGCACGCCAAGAGGAAGACGGTTACTGCCATGGACGTGGTGTATGCCCTCAAGCGCCAGGGTCGCACCCTCTACGGCTTCGGCGGTTAA
- the LOC128852727 gene encoding histone H1.03 yields the protein MSETAPVAAPDVAAAAPAPAKAAAAKKPRKAAGGSKARKPAGPSVTELITKAVSASKERKGLSLAALKKALAAGGYDVEKSNSRIKLGLKSLVSKGTLVQTKGTGASGSFRLNKKPGEVKEKAPKKRTAAAKPKKPAAKKPASAAKKPKKAAPVKKSPKKAKKPAAAAVKKTAKSPKKVTKAAKPKKAVASAKSPAKAKAVKPKAAKPKAAKPKAAKAKKAAPKKK from the coding sequence ATGTCCGAGACCGCTCCCGTCGCTGCGCCCGATGTCGCCGCTGCCGCCCCTGCCCCGGCTAAGGCTGCTGCCGCCAAGAAGCCGAGGAAGGCGGCGGGCGGCTCCAAAGCCCGCAAGCCCGCCGGCCCCAGCGTCACCGAGCTGATCACCAAGGCCGTGTCCGCCTCCAAGGAGCGCAAGGGGCTCTCCCTCGCCGCGCTCAAGAAGGCGCTGGCCGCCGGCGGCTACGATGTGGAGAAAAGCAACAGCCGCATCAAGCTGGGGCTCAAGAGCCTCGTCAGCAAGGGCACCCTGGTGCAGACCAAGGGCACCGGCGCCTCCGGCTCTTTCCGCCTCAACAAGAAGCCCGGCGAAGTGAAGGAAAAGGCTCCCAAGAAGCGCACGGCCGCGGCCAAGCCCAAGAAGCCGGCGGCTAAGAAGCCCGCCAGTGCCGCTAAGAAGCCCAAGAAGGCTGCGCCGGTGAAGAAGAGCCCCAAGAAAGCCAAGAAGCCGGCGGCCGCTGCTGTCAAAAAAACGGCTAAGAGCCCCAAGAAGGTAACTAAGGCTGCTAAGCCTAAAAAGGCGGTGGCATCAGCCAAGAGCCCGGCCAAGGCAAAGGCGGTGAAGCCCAAAGCAGCCAAGCCCAAGGCGGCCAAGCCCAAAGCAGCCAAGGCGAAGAAGGCGGCGCCCAAGAAGAAATAA